A single Terriglobia bacterium DNA region contains:
- a CDS encoding ATP-binding cassette domain-containing protein, producing the protein MRDGAHAPSNADAPPAIAVEHITKKYGEFTAVDEVSFSVAEGEIFGLLGPNGAGKSTLIRMMTTLIPITGGKAYIAGHDVSREPDAARRTIGVIPQAMTSDLDLTVEENLSIYAKLYGVPREERKRAINRMLEDVELTKWRGAQTKTLSGGMRRRLEVARGLVHSPKIFFLDEPTTGLDPVSRVAVWEMLTKIKHERRLTMLITTHYMDEADRLCDRIAIVDHGKLVALDTPLKLKANVHAENVIEAQFVHAPPDWERTLQALPKVNSVQSEGAGMYRILSAGATSVTALVECALSADVEIKSLSVQSTTLDDVFVHYTGRQLRDEQVKAYAFVMPERPGDRA; encoded by the coding sequence ATGCGCGATGGAGCGCACGCGCCTTCGAACGCGGACGCGCCGCCGGCGATCGCGGTGGAACACATCACCAAGAAGTACGGCGAGTTCACGGCGGTGGACGAGGTGTCGTTTTCGGTGGCGGAGGGCGAGATCTTCGGGCTGCTGGGGCCAAACGGCGCGGGCAAGTCCACGCTGATCCGCATGATGACCACGCTCATCCCGATCACCGGCGGAAAGGCGTACATCGCCGGGCACGACGTGAGCCGGGAACCCGATGCGGCGCGGCGCACCATCGGCGTGATCCCGCAGGCGATGACCAGCGACCTGGACCTGACGGTGGAGGAAAACCTCAGCATTTACGCCAAGCTGTACGGCGTACCGCGCGAGGAGCGCAAGCGCGCCATCAACCGGATGCTGGAGGACGTGGAACTTACCAAGTGGCGCGGCGCGCAGACCAAGACGCTGTCGGGCGGCATGCGCCGGCGGCTGGAGGTGGCCCGCGGCCTGGTGCATAGCCCGAAGATCTTCTTTCTCGATGAACCGACCACCGGGCTGGACCCGGTGTCGCGAGTCGCGGTCTGGGAGATGCTGACCAAGATCAAGCACGAGCGGCGGCTGACCATGCTGATCACCACGCACTACATGGACGAAGCCGACCGGCTGTGCGACCGCATCGCCATCGTGGACCACGGAAAGCTGGTGGCGCTGGACACGCCGCTGAAGCTGAAAGCGAACGTGCATGCCGAGAACGTGATTGAAGCGCAGTTCGTCCACGCGCCGCCGGACTGGGAACGCACGCTGCAAGCGCTGCCCAAGGTCAACTCGGTCCAGTCCGAGGGAGCGGGCATGTACCGCATCCTGTCGGCGGGTGCGACCAGCGTGACTGCGCTGGTGGAGTGCGCGCTGTCCGCCGATGTCGAGATCAAGTCGTTGTCGGTGCAAAGCACCACGTTGGACGACGTGTTCGTTCACTACACCGGGCGGCAGTTGCGCGACGAGCAGGTGAAGGCCTACGCGTTCGTCATGCCGGAACGGCCGGGAGATCGCGCATGA
- a CDS encoding efflux RND transporter periplasmic adaptor subunit, producing the protein MKRGRFFILLLIILAVSIGYYLATTERDKGLVLIGTVDANQVIVSARIQGRIEKLLVNEGTPVKEGDLIAVLDSAELEAQKRAAEHVIAGLRSQVTGTSATEMMTRGSTSSDVLNARARLQSVKSQLIMAEANLEQVSADTERTVSLADQGVASKQDRDRAVAALKSAKANVQSLRDQVRAAEADLASTEARLHNTRAAESTVASTRAQMLSAEAQLAEVDTRLGYTRVTAPITGVVSLRAARQGEVVNPGAAIVTLVDLTDTWVRAAVPETYADKIALGDTLQVRMPSGAEIPGKVIFKNTEGDFATQRDVSRTKRDIKTVALKLRIDNQGMKYATGMTAEVLVPASKLNAARQTAATGQGK; encoded by the coding sequence ATGAAACGCGGGCGCTTTTTTATTCTTCTGTTGATCATCCTCGCCGTTTCCATCGGCTACTACCTGGCGACCACGGAGCGCGACAAGGGCCTGGTGCTGATCGGAACGGTCGACGCCAACCAGGTGATCGTGAGCGCAAGAATTCAGGGGCGAATCGAGAAGCTGCTGGTGAATGAAGGCACGCCGGTCAAGGAAGGCGACCTGATCGCGGTGCTGGATTCCGCCGAACTGGAAGCGCAGAAGCGCGCCGCGGAGCACGTGATTGCCGGTCTGCGCTCCCAGGTGACGGGTACGAGCGCGACGGAGATGATGACGCGCGGCTCGACCTCCAGCGATGTTCTGAATGCGCGCGCGCGCCTGCAATCCGTGAAGAGCCAGCTGATCATGGCAGAGGCCAACCTGGAACAGGTGTCCGCCGATACCGAGCGAACCGTGTCGCTCGCCGATCAGGGCGTCGCGTCCAAGCAGGACCGCGACCGCGCGGTGGCGGCGCTGAAGTCGGCCAAGGCGAACGTGCAGTCACTGCGTGACCAGGTGCGGGCCGCCGAAGCCGACCTGGCCTCGACCGAGGCGCGCCTGCACAACACCCGCGCCGCGGAAAGCACCGTGGCTTCGACACGCGCGCAGATGCTGAGCGCCGAGGCGCAACTGGCTGAGGTGGACACGCGGCTGGGGTACACGCGGGTGACGGCGCCGATTACGGGCGTGGTTTCGCTGCGGGCCGCGCGCCAGGGCGAGGTGGTAAACCCGGGCGCAGCGATCGTCACCCTGGTTGACCTCACCGACACCTGGGTGCGCGCCGCGGTGCCGGAGACCTACGCCGACAAGATTGCGCTCGGCGACACGCTGCAGGTGCGCATGCCCAGCGGCGCGGAGATCCCCGGCAAAGTCATTTTCAAGAACACGGAAGGGGATTTTGCGACGCAGCGGGACGTCAGCCGGACCAAGCGCGACATCAAGACGGTGGCGCTGAAGCTGCGGATTGACAACCAGGGGATGAAGTACGCCACCGGCATGACCGCCGAAGTGCTGGTGCCGGCGTCGAAATTGAATGCCGCAAGGCAAACCGCCGCCACAGGACAGGGAAAATGA
- a CDS encoding TetR family transcriptional regulator → MASRAKTLGTRAQPEQTRAAILNAAITEFAREGAAGARTDAIARAAKVNKALLYYYFNDKETLYGAALDAVFEGLTQRVLEVLARDLPPREKIREFVGAHFDFIASHPAYPRMVQREMMRTGRKGSPHIKRIVERYLRPTFARVREVMLEGIARGEVRDVDPVQVVPSLIALNIFYFSSVPMMRLLMPGIDPLSPERVARRRAAVLDFISAAIFTRPESRPGGNR, encoded by the coding sequence ATGGCGAGCAGGGCGAAAACGCTGGGCACCCGCGCGCAGCCGGAGCAGACCCGCGCCGCCATCCTCAATGCGGCGATCACCGAGTTTGCCCGTGAGGGCGCGGCGGGAGCGCGAACCGACGCCATCGCACGCGCCGCCAAGGTCAACAAGGCGCTGCTCTATTACTACTTCAACGACAAAGAGACGCTTTACGGCGCGGCGCTGGACGCGGTGTTTGAGGGGCTGACGCAGCGGGTCCTGGAAGTGCTGGCGCGCGATCTGCCGCCGCGGGAAAAGATCCGCGAGTTCGTGGGCGCGCATTTCGATTTCATCGCCAGCCACCCGGCGTACCCGCGCATGGTACAGCGGGAGATGATGCGGACGGGGCGCAAGGGATCGCCGCACATCAAGCGCATCGTGGAGCGCTACCTGCGGCCGACGTTCGCGCGCGTGCGCGAGGTGATGCTGGAAGGCATCGCGCGCGGGGAGGTCCGCGACGTGGATCCGGTGCAGGTGGTGCCGTCGCTGATTGCGCTCAACATTTTTTACTTCAGTTCGGTGCCGATGATGCGGCTGCTGATGCCCGGGATTGATCCGCTGTCGCCTGAGCGGGTGGCGCGACGGCGCGCGGCGGTGCTGGATTTCATTTCCGCCGCCATCTTCACCCGGCCTGAATCTCGCCCGGGGGGAAACCGATGA
- a CDS encoding DinB family protein, producing MDGCEKSLRHWLAWLLSGGGAHASFDDAVRGLGAKLRGVKPPHLPHTAWQLLEHMRLAQWDILDFSRNPKYQSMAWPEGYWPKTEAPPAGGWEKSVRRFRADLAAMRKLVTNPKTDLHEPIPWGDGQTILREALLVADHNSYHLGQLVLVRKALGAWKA from the coding sequence ATGGACGGCTGCGAAAAATCCCTCCGCCACTGGCTCGCCTGGCTGCTCTCGGGCGGCGGCGCCCATGCCTCGTTCGACGATGCCGTCCGCGGACTTGGCGCCAAACTGCGCGGCGTCAAGCCGCCCCACCTGCCGCACACCGCGTGGCAACTGCTGGAACACATGCGCCTGGCGCAGTGGGACATCCTCGACTTCAGCCGCAACCCGAAATACCAATCCATGGCCTGGCCCGAAGGCTACTGGCCGAAAACGGAAGCGCCGCCGGCGGGTGGGTGGGAGAAAAGCGTCCGCCGGTTTCGTGCCGATCTCGCCGCCATGCGCAAGCTGGTGACGAACCCCAAGACCGACCTGCACGAGCCCATCCCGTGGGGCGACGGCCAGACCATCCTTCGTGAAGCCCTGCTGGTCGCCGACCACAACTCCTATCACCTTGGGCAGTTGGTTCTGGTGCGCAAGGCGCTGGGGGCGTGGAAGGCTTGA
- a CDS encoding AsmA family protein, producing MKRALIIVAVVVAVLVVIGIALPLFIDADSFRPRIEAELHTALAREVKIGHLSLSLMAGGVSAADISIADDPAFSAKPFLSAKSLDVGVDLPALIFSRTLNIHSITVVQPEVALVHTNAGKWNFSTLGAAKETAAKAPGGAANFSVQKLRIVRGRVSVAVVGKKPLTYDDVTLDAGNISYTSPIPFTVEATTPGGGKLKVDGNAGPIDRTDAARTPLQASVTITGADLAKTGFLPADSGVAGILDYTGTLSSDGKVLKSAGTAKTHDLRLVKTGSPTRQPVTVTYTSDYDLQRQAGSLASGEVHTGNSVVRVSGNYDAHGEQAVVHMKLTGQNLPIADIAALLPAFGVALPAGSSLQGGSVTTNLALDGAVDKLVTTGTLDLANVKLANFNLGSKMSAIAMLAGIRTSSDTTIQSMSSRLRVAPEGIRADALSIVVPELGTITGAGTMSAANALNFKMAAKLSSNASLVGGLQKIAGLGAANKAIPFLIQGTTQNPVFLPDVGGFIGNTVTAPAQGVEQGIGGILGIFQKKKKQ from the coding sequence TCTGGTGGTTATCGGCATCGCGCTGCCGCTGTTCATCGACGCCGATTCTTTCCGCCCGCGTATCGAGGCGGAACTGCACACCGCGCTGGCCCGCGAGGTCAAAATCGGCCACCTCTCGCTCTCCCTGATGGCCGGCGGCGTCTCCGCCGCAGACATCTCCATTGCCGACGACCCCGCCTTCAGTGCCAAGCCCTTTCTGAGCGCCAAGTCGCTCGACGTGGGCGTGGACCTGCCCGCGCTCATCTTCTCCCGCACGCTCAACATCCACTCCATCACCGTGGTCCAGCCCGAGGTCGCGCTGGTTCACACCAACGCCGGCAAATGGAACTTCTCCACGCTGGGCGCGGCCAAGGAGACTGCCGCTAAGGCCCCAGGCGGCGCCGCCAATTTTTCGGTGCAGAAACTGCGCATCGTCCGCGGACGGGTCTCGGTCGCCGTCGTCGGCAAGAAGCCGCTCACCTACGACGACGTTACGCTCGACGCCGGCAACATCTCCTATACGTCGCCCATTCCGTTCACCGTCGAGGCCACCACGCCCGGCGGCGGCAAGCTGAAGGTTGACGGCAACGCCGGACCCATCGATCGCACCGACGCCGCGCGCACTCCGCTGCAGGCCTCGGTCACCATCACCGGAGCGGACCTCGCCAAAACCGGCTTCCTGCCTGCGGATTCCGGGGTTGCGGGGATCTTGGATTACACCGGCACGCTCTCGTCCGACGGGAAGGTCCTGAAGAGCGCAGGGACCGCCAAGACCCACGATCTTCGCCTGGTGAAGACCGGCTCGCCGACGCGCCAGCCGGTCACGGTTACCTATACGTCGGATTACGACCTGCAGCGCCAGGCGGGCTCGCTCGCCAGCGGTGAAGTCCACACCGGCAATTCCGTCGTCCGCGTCAGCGGCAACTACGACGCCCACGGCGAGCAGGCTGTCGTCCACATGAAGCTGACGGGCCAAAACCTGCCCATCGCCGACATCGCCGCGCTTCTGCCCGCGTTCGGCGTCGCCCTGCCGGCAGGGTCGTCGCTGCAAGGCGGATCGGTGACGACGAATCTCGCGCTCGACGGCGCCGTCGACAAGCTGGTCACCACCGGCACGCTCGATCTGGCCAACGTCAAGCTGGCCAACTTCAACCTCGGGTCGAAGATGAGCGCCATCGCCATGCTCGCCGGAATCCGCACCAGTTCCGACACCACCATCCAGTCCATGAGCTCCCGCCTGCGCGTTGCACCGGAAGGCATTCGCGCCGACGCGCTCTCCATCGTCGTTCCCGAGCTCGGCACCATTACCGGCGCGGGCACCATGTCGGCGGCCAACGCGCTCAACTTCAAGATGGCAGCCAAGCTCAGCAGCAACGCCAGCCTGGTGGGCGGCCTGCAAAAGATCGCCGGACTCGGCGCGGCCAACAAGGCGATTCCGTTCCTCATCCAGGGCACCACGCAGAATCCCGTGTTCCTGCCCGACGTCGGCGGATTCATCGGCAACACCGTCACCGCGCCTGCACAGGGCGTGGAACAAGGCATCGGGGGAATTCTGGGAATTTTTCAGAAAAAAAAGAAGCAATAA